AGTATACCTGTTACAAGAACAGATCCTAAAACAGAATCAGTATGACCTTTGCAGCGTAGATTTTCTAGGTGGGATTAATTAGTTAATGTCACAATCCTGTTCCTGTAGGAGACTAGGATGTACACAATTTAGTCATGATTGAGAAAAGGTTGATTATAACAAACTGTTAAACTTTTAGTCTTTGGTGTGACCCTCGTCTGTCATGCAAGCTAATATATGATAGATTGAAAGCAAATTTAAGAGACAATAACTACGTTTTATAGACAAGAACTCTTGTGCTCATTGAATAAAGCTTTGAATATTGCTTATCATGCAACTTACATCTGCAATTCaacataataattttcatgACCTCTATAGATCATAACAATCACATGTGACCCAAGAAAGTTAACCAACAATCTTGCTTGATTATATATActtagacacaaaaaaaaaagtactcaaATAAACAGATCTTAAGTTATAGAGGGCTTACTGGATTTTCGTAAAACAGGACAGCAGAAGAGCTCTCTAATGGCCTCCAGTGGCTTAAAATCACCAGCTTTTGAAGCTTTATAGATCTCTGCTATGTTAGCCACAACCATTGCGCAATTCACTTTCCTCTTCACGTATTTTGGAGATGATTTCAAGGTAAGAATTTCGGTATCAGCTTTTGTCAATGCATCATCTCCCGGTCTTAAACATGGCTGATTATGATGAACCCCCTCAGTCATCCAATTGGACACTTCTTCAAGACTCTCACCCATTTGAGCATAATCAAAGCCCCTTGAATCATAAACGCAGAACCCACTTTGTGTGGACCTCAACACATTGTGCTCTTCCAAAAACATAGTAGTGAAATCCGAAGAACTACCTACAaatagacaacaaaatatcagtTCAATGCTAGAATTATTTGAAGTTTTTACCACTCTGAATTAACAGTTTAATTAGCTTTACTATATTGTTggcacttggcacaaaaatgcACATTATAGACCAAAATTAGAGAGCCTACATAACCTTAGCTTACCTAGTGCTGTTTGAGCAAAGGGTATGAGTCCAGAGCGTCCAAGAACACTGTACATAAGATTTACAAGTGAGCTTTTGCCAGAACCAGTGAAACCCACCAAGAGAATTGTAATAGTTGGTGGGATATCCATCTCTTCCTTGCTGATCCCTCCTATAGGAACCCAAAAATCACCCGAGCGATACGAGAGCAGCTTGTGCCGAAGCTCATGAAGCCCATCAGGGGCAACCAAAGCCAACCTTTCCAGCTCCCTTAGCACTTTAAGCCTAGGTGTTAGACTTGAAATGTTGGGAAGGTCAAACTTGAGCTTAGCACATTCATCAAACTTGGAAGCCGAACGCCACCAGCAATGAACCATTCTAGATAACTCATACTCGTCATCATCATCACAGGAAGAAGTTAGTTGGtttttcatctctttcttcCCAAAAAGTCTTTAAATTTTAGCCAAGATTGTGACTAATTGTGGACTCAACTTTAAGAACCCTGTATGTAGAAGTGTGAAACAGTTTGGTTCTTGTTATTGAATACACTGTTGCATGAATAGCAAATACATAGAGGAGACAGAGACAATGGTCCTACATGCATTTGTCCAAATCCAACAATCTCTGTTTGCCGAATGTCCCAGTCCTTCAATCTTCTTCACGGGTTTGCCAGCCATAGGATTAGGAGGTGCTGGTTCCTAGCTCTTTCGTGTACTGGCACATGAATTTCAAATCGTACTAATTTTACAGAAATACCCACGTGGTAACGTTTATAGAATATTCTCGCCACATTTACCTCGTAATGGTTTTTGATGCGTATTGATACacttttttcatccaaatcacTAGGACCACAAACGGCACAAACGTCCACAGAGAAACTTAACCCTAATTACTAAACGGCATTTTGTGCTACCACCGTGCATTTGGGAGCTACAGTGCAGTGGATTCTCATACTCTCGAAACTCATGGCTATTGTTATTGGAGAGATACTacgtctataacatttttataacaaattataggtgaaaagttattattgattctaatttgaatcatAGATActacgttcacaacatttttttacccatacataacaacctgccatttaagatgtattgtaaaaatgctgtgaaaatattatagacataacatttctcttttctttttttctttttctttttctttttctttttttttttttttaatcctattcttcttctctttggAGCACTATACTCAGCCAAAAAAAACCTAATAGCAAAATGGTATGTCTTGGACAGAGATGGCTTAAACGCATAGTAACCGAAAAATGAGGATGAATGGTAATGGTGCAAACCCTGTAGCATAAGCTAAAAGAAAAGTACATTGCTGTAAAAATGTCATTGGTTTTGTGTACAGGGCCTCATCTTCAGTTTTGTTC
The sequence above is drawn from the Quercus lobata isolate SW786 chromosome 12, ValleyOak3.0 Primary Assembly, whole genome shotgun sequence genome and encodes:
- the LOC115971723 gene encoding uncharacterized protein LOC115971723, with the protein product MKNQLTSSCDDDDEYELSRMVHCWWRSASKFDECAKLKFDLPNISSLTPRLKVLRELERLALVAPDGLHELRHKLLSYRSGDFWVPIGGISKEEMDIPPTITILLVGFTGSGKSSLVNLMYSVLGRSGLIPFAQTALGSSSDFTTMFLEEHNVLRSTQSGFCVYDSRGFDYAQMGESLEEVSNWMTEGVHHNQPCLRPGDDALTKADTEILTLKSSPKYVKRKVNCAMVVANIAEIYKASKAGDFKPLEAIRELFCCPVLRKSNEDPFLILTHGDLLSTEERIEGRLKICEWLGVSETTGVYDIVCLTEYGYLAEDSDPVTAYALTEAVYRGLLISDRGHFPKKNLWDWAALILSCLMCFFAVFFTFLADICSKLGQRDRMKR